From Bacteroidales bacterium, a single genomic window includes:
- a CDS encoding helix-turn-helix domain-containing protein — MNTNKIEDIRKVKKITIDEVCKKVGITKNTYINLRRSGDFRVSHLESIAELFKIDICIFFKESHNYIDQINEKPPVYENHNSEYEKEISYLKQLLKEKDKVIELLKKTK, encoded by the coding sequence ATGAATACTAACAAGATAGAAGATATACGAAAGGTTAAAAAAATTACAATAGATGAAGTTTGTAAAAAGGTGGGGATTACAAAGAATACATATATAAATCTTAGACGTAGCGGAGATTTTAGAGTAAGCCATTTGGAAAGTATTGCAGAACTATTTAAAATTGATATTTGTATTTTTTTTAAAGAAAGTCACAATTATATTGACCAAATAAATGAAAAACCCCCAGTTTACGAAAATCACAATTCAGAATATGAAAAGGAAATATCTTATTTAAAGCAATTGCTGAAAGAAAAAGATAAGGTTATTGAGCTTTTGAAAAAAACAAAATGA
- a CDS encoding type II toxin-antitoxin system HicA family toxin, with amino-acid sequence MNLSRIILYGALFFGTKAVLKKQPGTPSAPNGTGKTNDPYTPEELAELKKAFCTVDKSPHLKPVILNSKEQYIYEELKKRNNNLFSFCECRNIAKQTETELKGLEGKSGYRWKKQMSGKEVIAMLKKNGWEHVKTKGGSHQKFVKNEKSIIIPVHGNKPLKIGTYNAIKEKVSEVEKK; translated from the coding sequence ATGAACCTCAGCCGCATCATACTTTACGGAGCTTTATTTTTCGGAACAAAAGCCGTTTTAAAAAAACAGCCCGGCACACCATCGGCACCAAACGGCACCGGAAAAACAAATGATCCTTACACGCCCGAAGAACTTGCCGAGCTTAAAAAAGCATTTTGCACCGTTGATAAAAGCCCGCATTTAAAGCCGGTTATATTAAATTCTAAAGAACAATATATTTACGAAGAGCTTAAAAAACGAAATAATAATTTGTTTTCTTTTTGCGAATGTCGTAATATTGCAAAGCAAACCGAAACCGAGCTTAAAGGTTTAGAGGGGAAAAGCGGTTACCGTTGGAAAAAGCAAATGAGCGGAAAAGAGGTTATTGCTATGCTTAAAAAAAACGGTTGGGAACATGTTAAAACAAAAGGCGGCAGTCATCAAAAATTTGTAAAAAACGAAAAAAGTATTATTATTCCGGTTCACGGAAATAAACCGTTAAAGATAGGCACGTATAATGCTATAAAAGAAAAGGTTTCTGAAGTTGAAAAAAAATAG
- a CDS encoding M15 family metallopeptidase: MTNLFFIAGGLLLYTLVKSKKMDISDTWDKYTNLRIAKLHPKIRDKFKAAINECERKGMKVRLASGTRSFAEQTKIYAQGRTEPGKVVTKAKAGQSYHNYALAGDVVEIKNGKALWKNPNWHEIGKIFESHGFTWGGRWTRFRDLPHMQMNFGLHWSKLFKIFKAQNFKGFVKI, translated from the coding sequence ATGACAAACTTATTTTTCATTGCCGGCGGTTTATTATTATACACTTTGGTAAAATCTAAGAAAATGGATATTTCTGATACTTGGGATAAATATACAAATTTAAGAATTGCAAAATTGCATCCTAAAATACGTGATAAATTTAAAGCTGCAATTAACGAATGTGAGCGAAAAGGCATGAAAGTTCGGCTTGCATCCGGAACCCGATCTTTTGCCGAACAAACAAAAATATATGCACAAGGAAGAACTGAACCCGGGAAAGTAGTTACAAAAGCAAAAGCCGGGCAGTCATATCACAATTACGCACTTGCCGGCGATGTTGTTGAAATTAAAAACGGTAAAGCTCTTTGGAAAAATCCGAATTGGCATGAAATAGGAAAAATATTTGAAAGTCACGGTTTTACTTGGGGCGGTCGCTGGACACGGTTTAGAGATTTACCTCACATGCAAATGAATTTCGGCTTACATTGGAGCAAGCTTTTTAAAATATTCAAAGCTCAAAATTTCAAAGGATTTGTTAAAATTTAA
- a CDS encoding transglutaminase-like domain-containing protein: MRAATYDIEKVLKTIPEASGKTFVIGTGGIDLTIETILKTVKQNTDALKEFAEAIQGNTLEQTAYNIWHFIKTNIKYVKDKPLTEEIRTPQRTLADKIGDCDDYSIFAATILKALAYEPFFYIVAFNGAENYGHIYVGVDNLIIDGVMPDYGKHPDGITKTMLVKLNGKRKIIYRNPQTINNTAMLVEQLAGMPKNDISELINSEHVRLTDLAGQLTEEEKEDLNKIRVLKLLSGNPYRDYMLEIMPDIAGIDTNFNISFHNEEDLNEAEELLNEYEKLQGLGDIDGLGKLFSKWRKNKDKRKARRKKFFSKVKKVSKKVTKFTKKYALAPARGAILLLLKLNLFKWGSRLWLSYLPESKARLYGFDMDAYYKLIAFRKKFERFFEKSGGKKKAIWNAVNSRGAKIARKKYGISGLGAIPEATLVGSSLPFLSFLKKAWSSVKGSFKNMFAKVKDSKVLKTVVDKFKDANQDVKEPDYENAADAEDFAAEKPKTPETESKSNMLLPLAAAGLLLMFIL; encoded by the coding sequence ATGAGAGCGGCAACTTACGACATAGAAAAAGTTTTAAAAACAATTCCGGAAGCATCCGGAAAAACTTTTGTAATCGGCACAGGCGGAATTGATTTAACAATTGAAACAATTCTTAAAACCGTAAAACAAAATACCGATGCTTTAAAAGAATTTGCCGAAGCAATACAAGGAAATACACTCGAACAAACAGCATACAATATTTGGCATTTCATAAAAACAAATATCAAATACGTAAAAGACAAACCGCTCACCGAAGAAATTCGCACACCTCAAAGAACACTTGCCGACAAAATAGGCGATTGTGATGACTATTCAATTTTTGCGGCAACAATTCTTAAAGCTCTCGCTTACGAACCGTTTTTTTATATTGTTGCTTTTAACGGTGCCGAAAATTACGGTCATATTTACGTCGGAGTTGATAATTTAATAATCGACGGTGTTATGCCCGATTACGGAAAACATCCCGACGGCATCACAAAAACAATGCTTGTAAAACTTAACGGAAAGCGAAAAATAATTTATCGAAATCCGCAAACAATTAATAATACGGCTATGTTAGTAGAACAATTGGCAGGAATGCCGAAAAATGATATTTCGGAGCTTATCAATTCCGAACACGTACGATTAACCGATTTGGCAGGTCAATTAACCGAAGAGGAAAAAGAAGACTTAAATAAAATCAGAGTTCTTAAACTTTTAAGCGGAAATCCGTATCGTGATTATATGCTTGAAATAATGCCCGATATTGCCGGTATAGATACTAATTTTAACATTTCTTTTCATAACGAAGAAGATTTAAATGAAGCCGAAGAGCTTTTAAATGAATATGAAAAACTTCAAGGTCTCGGCGATATTGACGGTCTCGGTAAACTCTTTTCAAAATGGAGAAAAAATAAAGACAAACGCAAAGCTCGCAGAAAAAAGTTTTTTTCAAAAGTTAAAAAAGTTTCAAAAAAGGTAACGAAGTTTACAAAAAAATATGCTTTGGCACCGGCACGAGGAGCCATTTTATTACTTCTTAAATTAAATTTGTTTAAGTGGGGTTCTCGTTTGTGGTTGTCATATTTGCCTGAAAGCAAAGCACGTTTATACGGTTTTGATATGGATGCTTATTATAAACTTATAGCTTTCCGTAAGAAATTTGAAAGATTTTTTGAAAAATCAGGCGGAAAGAAAAAAGCAATTTGGAACGCAGTTAACAGCAGAGGAGCTAAAATTGCACGAAAAAAATACGGCATAAGCGGTCTTGGTGCAATACCCGAAGCGACATTAGTCGGCTCTTCGTTACCTTTTCTTTCTTTTCTTAAAAAAGCTTGGAGTTCTGTTAAAGGTTCGTTTAAAAATATGTTTGCAAAAGTTAAAGACAGCAAAGTTTTAAAAACTGTAGTTGATAAGTTTAAAGATGCAAACCAAGATGTAAAAGAGCCGGATTATGAAAATGCGGCAGATGCAGAGGATTTTGCAGCTGAAAAACCTAAAACCCCCGAAACCGAAAGTAAATCAAATATGCTGCTTCCGTTGGCTGCAGCAGGTTTATTGTTAATGTTTATTCTGTAA
- a CDS encoding ORF6N domain-containing protein, whose product MDKNNELAIPDEIIKDKIYFIRGQKVMIDRDLAELYGVETRVLKQSVRRHIKRFPEDFMFQMTKEEFENLRSQFVMSRQHGGTRYLPMVFTEQGVAMLSSVLNSDRAIMVNIQIIRTFTKIRQMLSSHKEILLKLEQIESKNLEYDEKFMLIFEYLKQLEETKQTEAEQKNRKNIGF is encoded by the coding sequence ATGGACAAAAACAACGAACTTGCAATACCCGATGAAATCATTAAAGACAAAATATATTTCATACGAGGACAAAAAGTAATGATTGACAGGGACCTTGCCGAACTCTACGGCGTGGAAACAAGAGTTTTAAAGCAGTCAGTAAGAAGACACATAAAACGCTTTCCGGAAGATTTTATGTTTCAGATGACAAAAGAAGAGTTTGAAAACTTGAGGTCACAATTTGTGATGTCAAGACAACACGGCGGTACTCGTTATCTTCCTATGGTATTTACCGAGCAGGGCGTTGCAATGCTTTCAAGTGTATTAAACAGCGACCGTGCAATAATGGTAAACATTCAAATCATAAGAACATTTACAAAAATACGTCAAATGCTTTCTTCACATAAAGAAATTTTATTGAAGCTCGAACAAATTGAAAGCAAAAATCTTGAATACGACGAAAAGTTTATGTTAATATTCGAGTATTTAAAACAACTTGAAGAAACAAAACAAACCGAAGCCGAACAAAAAAACAGAAAAAATATAGGATTTTAA
- a CDS encoding DUF6169 family protein, translated as MKEELSLESPYKIFFEDEEYFFNTNSGIKYILYFKDVNYFGISYLDKNISEFIFNPETGKGRNDKNIRLTVFSIIKSFFSKNTDNVLFYIADNSDNKHKARKRLFNKWFKENNLKLEKFDFQLKDGDIIYYGSLILSENNTYYSEYKSEINKTLMAFKNAK; from the coding sequence ATGAAAGAGGAATTAAGTTTAGAAAGCCCTTATAAGATTTTTTTTGAGGACGAAGAATATTTTTTTAATACAAACTCCGGAATAAAATACATTCTTTATTTTAAAGATGTAAATTATTTCGGAATTTCTTATTTAGATAAAAATATTTCTGAATTTATTTTTAACCCTGAAACAGGAAAAGGAAGAAATGATAAAAACATAAGACTTACCGTATTTTCTATTATAAAATCTTTTTTCTCGAAAAACACAGATAATGTTCTTTTTTATATTGCCGATAATTCCGACAATAAACATAAAGCACGCAAACGTCTTTTTAATAAATGGTTTAAAGAAAACAATCTGAAATTAGAAAAATTTGATTTTCAATTAAAGGACGGAGACATTATCTATTACGGTTCTTTAATATTATCCGAAAATAATACTTACTACTCTGAATATAAAAGTGAAATTAATAAAACACTAATGGCTTTTAAAAACGCTAAATAA
- the uvrB gene encoding excinuclease ABC subunit UvrB — translation MNFKLTSDYKPTGDQPQAISELIKGIRAGEKFQILQGVTGSGKTFTIANVIEQLNRPVLVLSHNKTLAAQLYGEFKSFFPKNAVEYFVSYYDYYQPEAYLPSSNTYIEKDLSINEEIEKLRLSTTTSLLTGRRDVIVVSSVSCLYGIGNPEDFYSNLIEVKTGSNLVRNKFLRDLVSSLYSRNDLAFNRGNFRVSGDTVDIFPAYSDTAIRVSFWGEEVDEILTFNPIDGHTIDKLDYIRIYPASIFMTTKERLNKGIDQIVLDMGKQVEYFKEVGKHLEAKRIEDRVTYDVEMIKELGYCSGIENYSRYFDGRKQGSRPFCLLDYFPEDFIVVIDESHVTLPQVHAMYGGDRSRKQNLVEYGFRLPAAMDNRPLKFEEFEAFEKQTIYLSATPSDYEYKKTEGVVVEQVIRPTGLIDPSIDVRPSLNQIDDLVAEINLRAKINERVLVTTLTKRMAEELAEYFDKIRVRSRYIHSDVDTVERVQIMEDLRRGLFDVLIGVNLLREGLDLPEVSLVAILDADKEGFLRSERSLTQTAGRAARNINGKVIMYADKVTKSMQKTIDETDRRMEKQLKYNEKHNITPTQIKKEIGKIQLTGKPSNQTSYYDKNGNKSSIAADPVIKYMSATALEQAIKNTKAKMLKAAEDLDFTSATVFRNELEELQKLLVLKD, via the coding sequence GTGAATTTCAAATTAACATCAGATTATAAACCAACCGGCGACCAACCGCAAGCAATTTCAGAACTTATTAAAGGAATAAGGGCAGGAGAGAAGTTTCAAATTTTGCAGGGTGTAACCGGTTCAGGAAAAACTTTTACGATTGCGAATGTAATTGAGCAACTTAACAGACCTGTATTAGTGCTTAGTCATAATAAAACCCTTGCTGCCCAGCTATACGGCGAGTTTAAATCTTTTTTTCCGAAAAATGCGGTTGAATATTTTGTTTCTTATTACGATTATTATCAACCCGAAGCATATCTTCCTTCCTCAAATACATACATTGAAAAAGATTTATCAATAAATGAAGAAATTGAGAAGTTACGTTTAAGCACAACAACATCTTTGCTTACCGGAAGGAGAGATGTTATTGTTGTTTCTTCAGTTTCATGCCTTTACGGTATCGGAAACCCTGAGGATTTCTATTCAAATTTAATAGAAGTAAAAACAGGCAGTAACTTAGTAAGGAACAAGTTTTTACGCGACTTAGTTTCAAGCTTGTATTCAAGGAATGATTTAGCATTCAACAGAGGTAATTTCAGAGTTTCAGGAGATACGGTAGATATTTTTCCTGCTTATAGTGATACAGCAATTCGTGTTTCTTTTTGGGGAGAGGAAGTTGATGAAATACTTACTTTTAATCCGATAGACGGACATACAATTGACAAATTAGACTATATAAGAATATACCCCGCAAGTATTTTTATGACAACGAAAGAGAGGTTAAATAAAGGGATTGATCAAATTGTTTTGGATATGGGTAAGCAAGTTGAATATTTTAAAGAAGTCGGTAAACATTTGGAAGCAAAACGAATTGAAGATCGTGTAACCTATGATGTTGAAATGATTAAAGAACTTGGTTATTGTTCGGGAATTGAGAATTATTCACGATATTTTGACGGAAGAAAACAAGGAAGTCGCCCGTTTTGTTTGTTGGATTATTTTCCGGAAGATTTTATTGTTGTTATAGACGAAAGCCATGTTACTTTACCGCAAGTTCATGCTATGTACGGCGGCGATCGGTCAAGAAAACAAAATTTAGTTGAATACGGTTTCAGATTACCCGCAGCAATGGATAACAGACCTTTAAAATTTGAAGAGTTTGAAGCTTTTGAAAAGCAAACAATATATTTGAGTGCAACCCCTTCAGATTATGAATATAAAAAAACAGAAGGGGTTGTAGTTGAGCAAGTTATAAGACCAACAGGATTAATTGATCCGTCAATTGATGTACGTCCCAGTTTAAATCAAATTGATGATTTAGTTGCAGAAATCAACCTGCGAGCTAAGATCAATGAACGTGTTCTGGTTACAACTTTAACAAAGCGTATGGCAGAAGAATTAGCAGAATATTTCGATAAAATACGGGTAAGAAGCAGATATATTCATTCAGATGTTGATACAGTTGAAAGAGTACAAATAATGGAAGATTTACGCAGAGGTTTATTTGATGTATTAATCGGAGTTAATTTATTACGTGAAGGTCTTGATTTGCCTGAAGTTTCTTTAGTTGCAATCTTAGATGCTGATAAAGAAGGTTTTTTACGTTCAGAACGCTCTCTTACGCAAACTGCAGGTCGTGCAGCTCGTAATATAAACGGAAAAGTAATTATGTATGCCGATAAGGTTACGAAATCTATGCAGAAGACTATTGATGAAACGGATCGTCGTATGGAGAAACAATTAAAATATAATGAAAAGCATAATATTACACCGACACAAATTAAAAAGGAAATCGGAAAAATACAATTGACCGGTAAACCTTCTAATCAAACAAGTTATTATGATAAAAATGGAAATAAATCTTCAATCGCAGCTGATCCTGTCATAAAGTATATGTCAGCAACAGCGTTAGAACAAGCTATAAAAAATACTAAGGCCAAAATGCTTAAAGCAGCCGAGGATTTAGATTTTACAAGTGCAACAGTTTTTAGAAACGAACTTGAAGAGCTGCAAAAACTGTTAGTTTTAAAAGATTAA
- a CDS encoding S8 family serine peptidase, translating to MKYLLTLIFVSCLLITLYGQYRVAPDTYVINFIDKDTSFYSVNKPSDFLSERAIKRRQKYNIPVTLQDMPVNKNYINKVKELGFEIYAVSKWMNCVIVYTENANLLKKLNSLDFVTNSERKNEKKKKNKQKKNKYIDIESISDKESVLDYGSGTNQIEMLNLHNLHNKGYMGQGIQIAVLDAGFYSVDSLAGFDSVRVAGQILGTKDFVERDGDVYDDATHGLSVLSTIAANLPGKLIGSAPKANYWLLRSEDERSEYLVEEYYWLSAAEYADSLGVDIIHSSLGYNDFDDESTSHTYEDMNGDIAISSIAADIASAKGILVVTSAGNEGSNSWKYITSPADADSVLTVGATKSNGKVSNFSSRGPSSDNRIKPDVMAQGTFAWVIGRYGGVYPSNGTSFSGPIIAGAVACLWQANPEFSNMEIIDALHKSSDRFTNPDADYGYGIPDFNKADLYLKKLSKARSRK from the coding sequence ATGAAATATCTTTTAACACTAATCTTCGTATCTTGCTTATTAATAACGCTATACGGACAATATAGAGTTGCCCCTGACACTTATGTTATTAATTTTATTGATAAAGATACATCTTTTTATTCTGTAAATAAACCGAGTGATTTTTTATCAGAACGAGCAATTAAGCGAAGACAAAAGTATAATATTCCTGTTACATTACAAGATATGCCGGTAAATAAGAATTATATTAACAAAGTTAAAGAATTAGGTTTTGAAATATACGCAGTTTCAAAATGGATGAACTGTGTTATTGTTTATACAGAAAATGCAAATCTTTTAAAAAAGTTGAATTCTCTTGATTTCGTAACTAACTCTGAAAGAAAAAATGAAAAAAAGAAAAAAAATAAACAAAAGAAAAATAAATATATTGATATTGAGAGTATATCTGATAAGGAATCTGTATTAGACTACGGAAGCGGAACAAATCAAATTGAAATGCTGAATCTTCACAATCTTCATAATAAAGGTTATATGGGACAAGGTATTCAAATTGCTGTTTTAGATGCAGGATTTTATAGTGTTGATTCATTAGCCGGTTTTGACAGCGTAAGAGTAGCCGGACAAATTTTAGGCACAAAAGATTTTGTTGAAAGAGACGGTGATGTTTATGACGATGCAACACACGGTTTAAGCGTTCTTTCAACTATTGCTGCAAATTTACCGGGTAAATTAATCGGCTCTGCTCCTAAGGCAAATTACTGGTTACTAAGGTCGGAAGATGAACGATCTGAATACTTAGTTGAAGAGTATTATTGGCTGAGTGCTGCAGAGTATGCCGACAGCCTGGGAGTTGATATAATCCATTCTTCTTTGGGTTATAATGATTTTGATGATGAATCTACAAGTCATACATACGAAGATATGAACGGAGATATTGCTATTTCCTCTATTGCAGCTGATATTGCTTCCGCAAAAGGAATTTTAGTTGTAACAAGTGCGGGGAACGAAGGAAGTAATTCATGGAAGTATATTACTTCTCCTGCTGATGCTGACAGCGTTTTAACAGTGGGAGCTACAAAAAGTAACGGTAAAGTATCTAATTTCAGTTCAAGAGGGCCGAGTAGTGATAACCGTATTAAACCTGATGTTATGGCACAAGGTACTTTCGCATGGGTAATCGGCAGATATGGAGGTGTTTACCCCTCAAACGGAACGTCTTTTTCAGGTCCTATAATTGCCGGTGCAGTTGCGTGCTTATGGCAGGCTAATCCTGAATTCAGTAATATGGAGATAATTGATGCTTTACATAAATCTTCTGACAGATTTACAAATCCCGATGCTGATTACGGCTACGGAATACCGGATTTTAATAAAGCTGATTTATATTTGAAAAAACTGTCAAAAGCAAGGAGCAGAAAGTAA
- a CDS encoding glycerol acyltransferase, translating to MKHIDIKSILKNGHSKAHKNLPNFVYRLIAKIIKEDELNRIMDKYHAYHGIDFLKKIASYLNVKVDVEGLENLPENGRCFFAANHAFGFIDGLIITKLIGEKYGELKFVGNAMFKAIPNLHPLTIGVNVLDKSPRGSLIALNKAYMSNVPITHFPNGEVSRIYKGKVQDKHWQKGFITKAISGKRDVVPIHFYGRNSNTFYFIYILRKIFFIKSEIEFFLLPREMLKKKNKTIKVKIGKPIPHSTFNKSMSHVQWAQEIKKIVYDL from the coding sequence ATGAAACATATTGATATTAAGTCAATTCTAAAAAATGGCCATTCTAAGGCACACAAAAATTTACCGAATTTTGTTTATAGGCTTATTGCAAAAATAATTAAAGAAGATGAGCTAAACAGAATAATGGATAAATATCACGCTTATCACGGGATTGATTTTTTAAAGAAAATTGCTTCATATCTTAATGTAAAAGTTGATGTTGAAGGTCTTGAAAATTTACCTGAAAACGGAAGATGTTTTTTTGCTGCAAATCATGCATTCGGGTTTATTGACGGATTAATAATAACAAAACTCATAGGGGAGAAATACGGAGAGTTGAAGTTTGTCGGAAACGCAATGTTTAAAGCAATTCCTAATTTACATCCTTTAACAATAGGTGTTAATGTTTTAGATAAATCTCCGAGAGGAAGCTTAATTGCTCTTAACAAGGCGTATATGTCAAATGTACCTATCACTCATTTTCCCAACGGAGAAGTTTCAAGGATTTACAAAGGGAAAGTTCAAGATAAACACTGGCAGAAAGGATTTATAACAAAAGCAATTTCCGGTAAACGTGATGTAGTCCCTATACATTTTTACGGAAGAAATTCAAATACTTTTTATTTTATATACATATTGCGAAAGATATTCTTCATCAAATCAGAAATTGAATTTTTTCTGCTTCCGAGAGAAATGTTAAAAAAGAAAAATAAAACAATTAAAGTAAAAATAGGCAAACCTATACCACACTCTACTTTTAACAAAAGTATGAGTCATGTGCAGTGGGCACAAGAAATTAAAAAAATAGTTTACGATTTATAA
- a CDS encoding class I SAM-dependent methyltransferase has product MKEKLRSLFFKIWYWYISTIDKNAEVIFMNFGYSKDSNKIDLKEEDEPNRYSAQLYHLVASGVEIKNKNILEVGCGRGGGLSYVNRYFSPAKVTGVDLNNKAIEFCKKYYKEGNETFFQANAQVLPFENDKFDVVLNVESSHRYLQMDLFLNEVKRVLKKGGYLSFTDFRESNEIEELHKQIVDAGFIIEQHEDITENVVEALKTATPDRIKLVEKLAPKFLHKLAKNFAAVEGSETYNFFKDKHYKYVFYVLKY; this is encoded by the coding sequence ATGAAGGAGAAATTAAGAAGTTTATTTTTTAAAATTTGGTATTGGTATATCAGTACAATTGATAAAAATGCCGAAGTTATATTTATGAATTTCGGATATTCAAAAGACAGTAATAAAATTGATTTGAAAGAGGAAGATGAGCCTAACAGATATTCTGCTCAATTATATCACCTTGTTGCTTCCGGTGTAGAAATAAAAAACAAAAATATTCTTGAAGTCGGTTGCGGAAGAGGCGGCGGACTGTCCTATGTAAATCGTTATTTTTCACCTGCAAAAGTAACAGGGGTTGATTTAAACAACAAAGCAATAGAATTTTGCAAAAAATATTATAAAGAAGGAAATGAAACTTTCTTTCAGGCAAATGCACAAGTTTTGCCGTTTGAGAATGACAAATTTGACGTTGTATTAAATGTAGAATCTTCACACAGATATTTACAAATGGATTTGTTTTTAAATGAAGTAAAAAGAGTATTAAAAAAAGGAGGATACTTGTCTTTTACAGATTTCAGAGAAAGCAATGAGATTGAAGAACTTCATAAACAAATAGTTGATGCAGGATTCATCATTGAACAACATGAGGATATTACCGAGAATGTTGTTGAAGCTTTGAAAACAGCAACACCTGACAGAATAAAATTAGTTGAAAAATTGGCACCGAAATTTTTACACAAGTTAGCTAAAAACTTTGCTGCTGTTGAAGGTTCTGAAACTTATAATTTTTTTAAAGACAAACATTACAAATATGTGTTTTATGTATTAAAATATTAA
- a CDS encoding phosphatase PAP2 family protein, translating to MKEILNILIKNKVFVIPYLIFCLISVYFLLTYDKTEIHIFINKYHNFSFDFFFKYWTHLGHGILAVLITLVFLFIRYKWAVMFAVSSFMTAITVQFLKRIIFADCFRPKFVFQYFYKGNYNLHFVKGADPGTLFSFPSGHSASAFVVFFLLSIIVKNQMLKLIFFIIALSATFSRVYLSWHFLGDIFAGSLIGFLITLIAYYYINKCDKSWLSRSLLSKKIKSDI from the coding sequence ATGAAAGAGATTTTAAACATACTTATTAAAAATAAGGTATTTGTCATTCCTTATCTTATTTTCTGTTTAATTTCCGTATATTTTCTGCTAACTTATGATAAAACTGAAATACATATTTTTATTAATAAATATCATAACTTTTCCTTTGATTTCTTTTTTAAATATTGGACACATTTAGGACATGGTATTCTTGCCGTATTAATAACTCTAGTTTTTTTGTTTATTCGATATAAATGGGCTGTGATGTTTGCTGTTTCAAGTTTTATGACGGCAATAACGGTGCAATTTTTAAAACGAATTATTTTTGCTGACTGTTTCAGGCCTAAATTTGTCTTTCAATATTTTTATAAAGGGAATTATAATTTGCATTTTGTTAAAGGGGCTGACCCCGGAACTTTATTCTCCTTTCCGTCAGGACACTCAGCTTCTGCATTTGTTGTTTTCTTTTTATTATCAATAATTGTTAAAAATCAAATGTTAAAACTTATATTTTTTATAATTGCTTTATCAGCAACATTTTCAAGGGTCTATTTGTCTTGGCATTTTTTAGGAGATATATTTGCCGGCTCTTTAATAGGTTTTCTTATAACATTAATAGCATATTATTACATAAACAAATGTGATAAATCATGGTTAAGTCGGTCTTTACTGTCTAAAAAAATAAAATCTGATATATAA